The DNA sequence CGTCGGTGGTGACCAGGCCCAGCATCGAGCCGGCGAACGCGACGAACACCCCGGCGAAGCGGCCCAGCGCGTGCGCGGACCGGGAGAAGTAGGCCGCCGAGTAGACCAGCACGAGCGCGCCGACCCCGCCCACGACGAGGGTCATCAGCCACGAGAGCGTGTCCAGCCGGAACGCGAGCTCGAGCTGCAGGCTCGGCACCCACGCGACCACCTGCTCGGGGTGGTCACCCGCCAGCACCCGGCCGGACACGGCCGCCGCCCACACGGCCGCCGACGCGGGTGCCGCGGCGAGGACGAGGAACGCGCGCCGGCCGAGCCAGGCCACGAGCGGGGGCGCGAGCAGCGCGGCGACCAGGTGGATCGCCAGCAGCTGCAGCATGGCCGCTCCCCGGAGTCGTGTGCGGTCAAGAACGAACCCGTGCCGGCCGTCGCACCGTTCGGGGCAGGGGGAGGGTTCCTGGGCGAGTTTATCAATTCTTGAACAACCCCGGTGCGCGGCGGTGCGCCCTGTCACGCTCTGCGGGCGCGCGGGCAGGCGTCCGCGGGGCGGCCGTTACGGCCTCCGGCGGTACCGTGGGCCCAGCCCACCGGAAGGACCCCTCGTTGCTGCAGACGATCTCCCTCGTGGTCGTGGTCCTCGCCACGGTGGCCGGCGTGGCGCTCTTCGCCCGCGGCGCCTCGTCGATCGTGCGTCAGGTCCGGGTCGGTCGGCCCGCTCCCGGGCGACTGTCCCCGGCCGGCCGGCGGGCGCGGACCCTCGTGCGCGAGGTCCTCGGGCACGGCCACTTCCGCCAGCGCCCCGCCGTCCGGGCGGCGCACTGGCTGGTCATGGTCTCCTTCCCGCTGCTGTTCCTCACCCTCGTCACCGGCTACGGGCAGGTGGTCGACCCCGCGTTCGCGCTGCCGCTGCTGGGCCACCTCCCGCCCTGGGAGTGGCTGGTCGAGGCCTTCGCGTGGCTCGGCCTGGCCGGGATCGTCCTCCTGACCGGGGTGCGGCTGCGCCGGCGCCCGCGCGCAGGGGAGCCGCTGCCCGAGCGCCGGCGCTCGAGGTTCTTCGGCTCGACGCGGTGGCAGGCCTACTTCGTCGAGGCGGTCATCGCCGTCGTCGTCGTGTGCGTCCTGGCCCTGCGGGTGCTCGAGTACGCCTACTACGCCGGCGAGCCGGACCTGGCCCAGCTCGCGACGCCGCTGCACTTCCCCCTCACCGCGTGGCTGGGCGAGCCGCTGGTGGGGACGGGGCAGGCAGCGCTCGCCGACGCCATCACCGTCGTCTCGGCGGTGAAGATCGTCGTGTCCATGAGCTGGATGGTGGTCATCGGGCTGCAGCCGTCCATGGGGGTGGCGTGGCACCGGTTCCTCGCCGTCGTCAACGTCTACGCCCGGCGCGAGCCCGACGGCGGCCCGGCCCTGGGACCTGCGCAGCCCCTGCTCGTCGGCGGTGCCCCGCTCGACGTCGCCGCCCTGGACGACCTGCCGGAGGACGCCACGCTCGGCGTGGGGCACGTCGAGGAGTTCACCTGGAAGGGCCTGCTCGACTTCTCCACCTGCACCGAGTGCGGCCGCTGCCAGGACCAGTGCCCGGCCTGGAACACCGGCAAGCCCCTGTCCCCCAAGCTGTTCACCCTCGCCCTGCGCGACCACGCGAGCGCCGCCGCCCCGTTCCTGCGGGCCGCGGCGCCGGCCTCGGGACGTCCGGCCACGTCGGACGCCGCACCGACCGCGGCCTCCCCCGAGGAGATCGGTGCGGCTGCCCTCGCCGGCCGCGACGGCTTCCGGCCGCACTCCGGTGACGTCCTCGGCGCCCTCTCCGAGGCGGGCGCGACCGGTCCGGGCGGCGTCTCCGCCGTCCCGTCCGACCTCGTCCCGGACGTCATCGACCCCGACGTGCTGTGGGCCTGCACCACCTGCGGCGCCTGCGTGCACCAGTGCCCCGTGGACATCGAGCACGTGGACCACATCCTCGACCTGCGCCGTCACGAGGTTCTCATGGCGTCCGCCTTCCCGGCCGAGCTGGGCGGCATGTTCCGCAAGCTCGAGTCGAAGGGCAACCCGTGGGGGCTCGCGCCGCGCAAGCGGCTCGAGTGGGCCAAGGGCCTGCCGTTCGACGTCCCGGTCGTCGGCGCCGACGTCGAGAGCGCCGCCGAGGTGGACTACCTCTTCTGGGTGGGGTGCGCGGGCGCCTTCGAGGACAGGGCGCGCCGGACCACCCGGGCGGTCGCCGAGCTCCTCCACACGGCGGAGGTCAGCTTCGCCGTCCTCGGCGACAGCGAGACCTGCACCGGCGACCCCGCGCGGCGCTCGGGCAACGAGCTGCTGTTCCAGATGCTCGCCGCGCAGAACGTCGAGACCCTCGCCGAGGTCGGGGCCCGGCGCATCGTGGTGACCTGCGCGCACTGCTTCAACACCCTGGCCCGGGAGTACCCGCAGCTCGGCGGCCACTACGAGGTGGTCCACCACACCCAGCTCCTCGACCGGCTCGTGCGCGAGGGCCGGCTGACCCCGGTCGCACCGGCCGCGGGCGAGGCGAGCCGGACGGTGACCTACCACGACCCCTGCTACCTCGGCCGGCACAACCAGGTCTACGCGCCGCCACGCGAGCTGCTCGGCGCGGTCCCCGGCCTGTCGCTGACCGAGATGCCACGCTCGGGCGAGACGGCCATGTGCTGCGGCGGCGGTGGCGGACGCGTGTGGATGGAGGAGACCGTCGGCACGCGCATCTCCTCCGCGCGGGCGGGCGAGGCGGCGGCGACCGGCGCCACGGCGGTCGCGACCGCCTGCCCCTTCTGCACGACGATGCTCTCCGACGGTGCCGCCGCCAACGGCGACGACGTCGAGGTCCTCGACGTCGCACAGCTCCTGCTCGCGGCGGTTCGCCGGGGCGATCCAGCCCCCGCCGACTGACGGGGCTCACCGAGCCGGTGAGGTCCGGCCGCGCCACGCGCACCGCCGGAGCAACGCGCAGAGCCGGAGCAACGCGCAGAGCCGGAGCAACGCGCACGACCGGCGACGCGCACCGCCGCAACGCGCGAGCTGCGCCACGCCGCCGTACACCATGCGCCGGACCCATATCGCGCCAGAACCGCTTCGTACCTTGTTCACTTGGTGAAGTCTTTACTCGACTCGTCTCAGCGCCCCGGGAGTCCCACATCGGTTCCCCACGCCTGCGAGCGCGACATTTCGTTGGCAGACCGCCATTTCAGCCCTCAAACACGCACACTCAGGTTCTTGCGCGATGTCGCGTCACAGACGTTTCAGCGTGCGCGATCGGACGAACCGTCCAAGCATGGGAAGCAACGTCGCTGAAACCGAAGACGACGACCGTTGAAGGGACTGACCATGACGGACCAGTACGGCCGCCCCACGGAACCGCGCGACCCCCTCGGCAGCACCGGGATGCCCCCGGCGTACCCGCCGGCGCCTGCGGTCCCCGCGGCCACGACCACCTACGGCGAGACCACCGCCTACGGCACCGACGAGCCGGGCAAGAAGGACGCCGCCAAGCAGGAGGCGTCCGAC is a window from the Georgenia muralis genome containing:
- a CDS encoding (Fe-S)-binding protein is translated as MLQTISLVVVVLATVAGVALFARGASSIVRQVRVGRPAPGRLSPAGRRARTLVREVLGHGHFRQRPAVRAAHWLVMVSFPLLFLTLVTGYGQVVDPAFALPLLGHLPPWEWLVEAFAWLGLAGIVLLTGVRLRRRPRAGEPLPERRRSRFFGSTRWQAYFVEAVIAVVVVCVLALRVLEYAYYAGEPDLAQLATPLHFPLTAWLGEPLVGTGQAALADAITVVSAVKIVVSMSWMVVIGLQPSMGVAWHRFLAVVNVYARREPDGGPALGPAQPLLVGGAPLDVAALDDLPEDATLGVGHVEEFTWKGLLDFSTCTECGRCQDQCPAWNTGKPLSPKLFTLALRDHASAAAPFLRAAAPASGRPATSDAAPTAASPEEIGAAALAGRDGFRPHSGDVLGALSEAGATGPGGVSAVPSDLVPDVIDPDVLWACTTCGACVHQCPVDIEHVDHILDLRRHEVLMASAFPAELGGMFRKLESKGNPWGLAPRKRLEWAKGLPFDVPVVGADVESAAEVDYLFWVGCAGAFEDRARRTTRAVAELLHTAEVSFAVLGDSETCTGDPARRSGNELLFQMLAAQNVETLAEVGARRIVVTCAHCFNTLAREYPQLGGHYEVVHHTQLLDRLVREGRLTPVAPAAGEASRTVTYHDPCYLGRHNQVYAPPRELLGAVPGLSLTEMPRSGETAMCCGGGGGRVWMEETVGTRISSARAGEAAATGATAVATACPFCTTMLSDGAAANGDDVEVLDVAQLLLAAVRRGDPAPAD